TCGGCGATCCAGGTGTGCTCCGGGATATACAGCTCCCGATCGATCAGGGTCCGGCCGTGCCGGGAGGCGTAGGCCAAGAACGTGCCGATCTGACAATTCTCGGTGCGCCCGGCAGTGCCGGAGTACTGCCGCTGCACCCCAGCCGACTCACGGCCCTTCTTCAAAAACCCGGTGTCATCGCCCACCAACACCGCCTCGGCATCACCAAGCCGCTCCACAACATACTCGCGCAGCCGGTCCCGGACCTCGTCGGCGTCCCAGACCGAGTCGTTCAACAGCCGCTGCATCCCATCCGGGACTGCCTCGCCGGCTTCCTCGGCCAAAGTCCAGCCGTTCTTCCGCTCCAACGGCGCCAACAGGCCCCACATGTAACGCAGGGCCCGCTGGCGGGGCTCCGACCTCAGGAACGAGTCGGCAAAACGCTCATGCATACACGCCAGCTCCGCATCCCAACCTTCGATGCGCTCCAGGACGTCGGCAGCAACCGCAACGTGATCCACACACCGCTAACGAGCAGCAACGCCACACGTCACAACAAGTGCGGCTGCAGTACTAGCTGGCGGCCGGGGCGTCAAATACACCGACGACGGCGACGTCGACACCAGGTCGGGACGGCGGGAGAGCATCCAGGTCAGGCTGTTGCGGCAGGCAGTGCAAGCAGCCGAGCCACGACCGGGCACGACGCACCT
The Catenulispora sp. GP43 genome window above contains:
- a CDS encoding IS701 family transposase yields the protein MHERFADSFLRSEPRQRALRYMWGLLAPLERKNGWTLAEEAGEAVPDGMQRLLNDSVWDADEVRDRLREYVVERLGDAEAVLVGDDTGFLKKGRESAGVQRQYSGTAGRTENCQIGTFLAYASRHGRTLIDRELYIPEHTWIA